A stretch of the Medicago truncatula cultivar Jemalong A17 chromosome 5, MtrunA17r5.0-ANR, whole genome shotgun sequence genome encodes the following:
- the LOC11421785 gene encoding pentatricopeptide repeat-containing protein At3g22150, chloroplastic, giving the protein MNESNAITRIGTSPIIPLPISTTHPPNQIHTLPNQKQKQKQKQWNKAISTSIRSRLSKLCREGQPHLALHLLDSLPRPSTVVWNSVIIGFICNNLPHQALLLYAKMRSNSSCSTFDPYTFSSTLKACALTKDILTGKAIHSHFLRSHSNTNTGPSRIVYNSLLNMYASCQHEYALNVFDVMRRRNVVAWNTLILSFVKMNRYPQAVEAFANMINQSVMPSPVTFVNLFPALSKLGDSRTVKMFYGFMRKFGDQYVSDVFVVSSAILMFSDVGCMDYARMVFDRCLNKNTEIWNTMIVAYVQNNCPVEAIDVFIQALESEEGVCDDVTLLSVLTAVSQLQQIKLAEQFHAFVIKSLPGSLIIILNAVMVMYSRCNHVDTSLKVFDKMLERDAVSWNTIISAFVQNGFDEEALMLVCEMQKQKFLIDSVTATALLSAASNLRNLYVGKQTHAYLIRRGIQFEGMESYLIDMYAKSGSIRTAELLFEQNCSSDRDQATWNAIIAGYTQNGLNEKAILLLKQMLVQNVIPNAVTLASILPACSSMGSMGLARQLHGFSIRRFLEKNVYVGTSLTDTYSKCGAISYAENVFLRTPEKNSVTYTTMMMCYGQHGMGKRALTLYDSMLRSGIRPDAVTFVAILSACNYSGLVDEGLQIFESMEKVHKIKPSIEHYCCVADMLGRVGRVVEAYEFVKGLGEDANTMEIWGSLLGSCRNHGHFELGKAVAKKLLNMGMDKRMAGYHVLLSNIYAEEGEWEKVDRVRKQMKEKGLHKETGCSWVEIAGFVNCFVSRDEKHPQSSEIYYMLDMLTLDMKYAGYKPQYSLNLNTILDSDE; this is encoded by the coding sequence ATGAATGAAAGCAACGCGATAACCAGAATCGGAACTTCACCAATCATTCCTCTTCCAATTTCAACAACACACCCCCCAAATCAAATTCACACCCTaccaaatcaaaaacaaaaacaaaaacaaaaacaatggaACAAAGCTATCAGCACAAGCATTCGTTCACGTCTCAGCAAACTCTGCCGCGAAGGTCAACCTCATCTCGCTCTTCATCTTCTCGATTCTCTTCCTCGTCCTTCCACCGTCGTCTGGAACTCCGTCATCATCGGCTTCATCTGCAACAACTTGCCTCATCAAGCTCTTCTTTTATACGCCAAAATGAGATCAAATTCTTCTTGTTCTACTTTTGATCCTTATACATTCTCTTCCACTCTTAAAGCTTGTGCTTTAACTAAAGATATTCTTACTGGAAAAGCTATACATTCTCATTTTCTTCGTTCTCATTCGAATACTAATACTGGTCCTAGTAGAATTGTATATAACTCTTTGTTGAATATGTATGCTTCTTGTCAACATGAGTATGCACTCAATGTGTTTGATGTTATGCGTAGGAGAAATGTTGTTGCTTGGAATACTTTGATTTTGTCGTTTGTTAAGATGAATCGTTATCCTCAAGCGGTTGAGGCATTTGCTAATATGATTAATCAATCTGTTATGCCTAGTCCGGTTACTTTTGTGAATCTTTTTCCTGCTTTGTCGAAATTGGGTGATTCTAGAACTGTGAAGATGTTTTATGGGTTTATGAGGAAATTTGGTGATCAGTATGTTAGTGATGTGTTTGTTGTAAGCTCTGCGATACTTATGTTTTCTGATGTTGGTTGTATGGATTATGCGCGAATGGTTTTTGATCgatgtttgaataaaaataCTGAGATTTGGAATACTATGATTGTTGCGTATGTTCAAAATAATTGCCCGGTTGAAGCGATTGATGTGTTTATTCAAGCGTTGGAGTCGGAGGAGGGTGTATGCGATGATGTAACTTTGCTCTCTGTTCTTACTGCTGTTTCACAGTTGCAGCAAATCAAATTGGCTGAACAGTTTCATGCATTTGTTATAAAAAGTTTGCCGGGTTCGctgattataattttaaatgctGTAATGGTTATGTACTCAAGGTGTAATCATGTTGATACTTCGTTGAAGGTTTTTGATAAGATGTTAGAAAGGGATGCTGTTTCGTGGAATACTATAATATCTGCTTTTGTACAGAATGGTTTTGATGAGGAAGCGCTTATGCTTGTGTGTGAAAtgcagaagcaaaagtttttgaTTGATTCTGTTACCGCAACTGCCCTTCTTTCTGCAGCTTCTAACCTTAGGAACTTGTATGTTGGAAAGCAAACTCATGCTTATCTGATTCGCCGTGGGATACAGTTTGAGGGCATGGAGAGTTATTTGATTGATATGTATGCAAAATCCGGCTCGATTAGGACTGCTGAATTGTTGTTTGAGCAGAACTGCTCAAGTGATAGAGACCAGGCCACATGGAATGCTATCATTGCTGGTTATACTCAGAATGGGCTCAATGAGAAAGCTATTCTCCTTCTTAAACAGATGTTGGTGCAAAACGTAATACCAAATGCAGTGACATTGGCATCCATTCTTCCTGCTTGTAGTTCAATGGGAAGCATGGGATTGGCTAGGCAACTTCATGGATTCTCCATTCGTCGTTTCTTGGAGAAAAATGTTTATGTGGGAACTTCCTTAACTGACACGTATTCCAAATGTGGTGCAATTAGTTACGCTGAAAATGTCTTTTTGAGAACACCTGAGAAGAATTCAGTCACATACACCACAATGATGATGTGCTATGGTCAGCATGGGATGGGTAAGAGAGCTCTTACCTTGTATGATTCTATGCTGAGATCTGGCATTAGGCCTGATGCAGTTACTTTTGTTGCCATCTTGTCTGCTTGTAATTATAGTGGATTGGTTGACGAAGGCCTTCAAATATTTGAATCTATGGAGAAAGTACATAAAATCAAGCCCTCaatagaacattattgttgTGTTGCAGACATGTTAGGGAGGGTTGGGAGGGTGGTTGAAGCCTATGAGTTTGTCAAGGGATTGGGTGAGGATGCTAACACCATGGAAATCTGGGGATCTCTTCTTGGGTCTTGTAGAAATCATGGGCATTTTGAATTAGGAAAAGCTGTTGCTAAAAAATTGCTGAATATGGGAATGGATAAAAGAATGGCAGGATATCATGTTCTGCTCTCGAATATTTATGCTGAGGAAGGAGAGTGGGAAAAAGTTGATAGAGTGAGAAAGCAGATGAAAGAAAAAGGTCTGCACAAGGAAACGGGATGTAGTTGGGTTGAGATTGCTGGGTTTGTAAACTGCTTTGTATCTAGAGATGAGAAGCACCCTCAAAGTagtgaaatatattatatgttgGACATGTTGACTCTAGACATGAAGTATGCAGGGTATAAGCCACAATATAGCTTAAATTTAAATACGATTTTGGATTCGGATGAATGA
- the LOC112421972 gene encoding protein FAR1-RELATED SEQUENCE 9, producing MSSTRQRTLGGGGHQVLDYLKRMRAENHAFFYAVQSDVDNAGGNIFWADETCRTNYSYFGDTVIFDTTYKTNQYRVPFASFTGFNHHGQPVLFGCALILNESEPSYIWLFKTWLRAVSGRPPVSITTDLDPVIQVAVAQVLPPTRHRFCKWSIFRENRSKLAHLYQSNPTFDNEFKKCVHESVTIDEFESCWRSLLERYYIMDNEWLQSMYNARQHWVPVYLRGSFFGEIPLNDGNECLNFFFDGHVNASTTLQLLVRQYEKAVSTWHERELKADFETSNSNPVLRTPSPMEKQAASLYTRKMFMKFQEELVGTMANPATKIEDSGTITTYRVAKFGENQTSHTVAFNSSEMKASCSCQMFEYSGIVCRHILAVFRAKNVLTLPSHYVLKRWTMNAKTGVVLDEHTSELPNSSRESATVCYNHLRQEATKYVEEGAKSIQTYHVAMKALQEAAKKVSTLKKQIIGTSEVLTIANGDRSELLTGNEDVSSYQSVAEKQKKIRELTAELETTNQRCNVYRANLLAVLKDMEEQKLKLSVKVQNARLSMKE from the exons ATGAGCAGTACTCGACAACGAACCCTTGGTGGCGGGGGTCATCAAGTATTAGACTATCTGAAGCGCATGCGAGCAGAGAATCATGCTTTCTTTTATGCAGTCCAGAGCGACGTTGATAACGCGGGTGGGAATATATTTTGGGCTGATGAGACATGTAGAACAAACTACTCTTATTTTGGGGATACTGTTATATTCGACACAACCTATAAGACTAACCAGTACCGGGTACCATTTGCCTCTTTCACTGGGTTTAATCATCATGGTCAACCTGTTTTATTTGGCTGTGCTTTGATTCTCAATGAATCCGAGCCCTCATATATATGGCTATTCAAAACTTGGCTTCGTGCCGTCTCTGGACGCCCCCCTGTCTCCATTACAACAGACTTGGATCCTGTCATACAAGTTGCTGTTGCCCAAGTTCTTCCTCCAACTCGCCACCGGTTCTGTAAATGGAGCATATTCAGAGAAAATAGAAGCAAGCTGGCACATTTGTATCAATCAAATCCTACTTTTGACAACGAATTCAAGAAATGTGTTCATGAGAGTGTGACTATTGATGAGTTTGAGTCTTGTTGGCGCTCACTATTGGAAAGATACTACATCATGGATAATGAATGGCTTCAGTCAATGTACAATGCACGACAGCATTGGGTCCCCGTCTACTTGCGGGGCAGCTTTTTTGGAGAAATACCTTTAAATGATGGAAATGAATGTTTGAACTTTTTCTTTGATGGACATGTGAATGCATCCACCACATTACAGTTGTTGGTTAGACAATATGAGAAGGCTGTATCAACTTGGCATGAAAGAGAACTAAAAGCAGATTTTGAAACTTCCAATAGTAACCCAGTTTTAAGAACACCGTCTCCTATGGAAAAGCAAGCTGCAAGTCTTTATACGAGAAAGATGTTTATGAAATTCCAAGAGGAGTTAGTAGGGACTATGGCAAATCCTGCTACGAAAATTGAAGATTCAGGAACTATCACCACTTATCGAGTTGCCAAATTTGGAGAAAACCAAACATCTCACACTGTCGCTTTTAATTCTTCTGAGATGAAAGCTAGTTGCAGTTGCCAGATGTTTGAATATTCAGGAATCGTTTGTAGGCATATATTAGCAGTCTTCAGAGCTAAAAATGTTCTTACACTTCCGTCGCACTATGTGTTAAAACGCTGGACAATGAATGCGAAAACTGGTGTCGTGTTAGATGAACACACATCTGAATTGCCTAACAGTTCACGCGAGTCTGCGACAGTATGTTACAACCATTTGCGTCAAGAAGCAACCAAGTACGTGGAAGAAGGTGctaaatcaatccaaacatatcaTGTTGCAATGAAAGCTTTGCAAGAAGCTGCTAAGAAGGTTTCTACCCTAAAAAAGCAGATTATTGGAACATCAGAGGTACTTACAATAGCCAACGGAGACAGGAGTGAGTTGCTTACAGGAAATGAAGATGTTTCAAGCTATCAATCTGTG GCAGAGAAGCAAAAGAAAATCCGAGAGTTGACTGCCGAGTTAGAGACCACAAATCAAAGATGTAATGTTTATAGGGCAAACTTGCTGGCGGTGTTAAAGGACATGGAAGAACAGAAGTTAAAGCTATCAGTGAAGGTCCAAAATGCAAGACTTAGTATGAAAGAGTGA